The proteins below come from a single Haliaeetus albicilla chromosome 22, bHalAlb1.1, whole genome shotgun sequence genomic window:
- the ATPAF2 gene encoding ATP synthase mitochondrial F1 complex assembly factor 2, which yields MLSGCRRLLWGRFSTARFPRPPPAAAGSGPVGPGGGRAYAPPAERKRFYQNVSISQGEGGFEINLDHRKLKTPQGKLFTVPSEVLAIAVATEWDSQKDTIKFYTMHLTTLCNTALDNPTQRNKMQLIRAAVKFLETDTVCYRVEEPAALAELQRDEWDPVVAWAEKRYNVAIGSSTSILGPNIPASTKETFVSHLASYNVWALQGIEYVITQLKSLILSMGLIDRHITVEKAVLLSRLEEEYQIQRWGSVEWAHDYDLCELRARTAAGTLFVHLCSESSTVKHKLLQD from the exons ATGTTGAGCGGTTGCCGCCGGTTGCTGTGGGGCCGCTTCTCGACCGCCCGGTTCCCCCGACCGCCTCCTGCCGCTGCCGGGAGCGGTCCGGTGGGGCCGGGCGGGGGTCGGGCTTACGCCCCACCGGCAG AGAGGAAGCGGTTTTACCAGAACGTGAGCATCTCACAAGGAGAAG GAGGCTTTGAAATAAACCTGGACCACCGAAAGCTGAAAACGCCCCAGGGCaagctcttcactgtccccagtGAAGTCTTGGCCATTGCAGTGGCAACAGAATGGGACTCCCAGAAAGACACCATCAAGTTCTACACTATGCATCTG ACCACACTGTGCAACACAGCGCTGGACAATCCCACGCAGCGAAACAAAATGCAGCTGATCCGTGCGGCTGTGAAGTTCCTGGAGACTGACACTGTCTG CTACCGTGTGGAGGAGCCAGCCGCcttggcagagctgcagagggaTGAATGGGATCCTGTTGTTGCCTGGGCTGAGAAAAG GTACAACGTGGCAATTGGCTCCTCGACCAGCATCCTGGGGCCAAACATTCCAGCCAGCACCAAGGAGACCTTCGTCAGCCATCTGGCGTCCTACAACGTGTGGGCCCTGCAAG GTATAGAATATGTAATCACCCAGCTGAAATCTCTGATTCTGTCCATGGGTCTGATTGACAGGCACATTACAGTAGAGAAAGCCGTGCTTCTGTCTCGCCTGGAGGAAGAATACCAG aTTCAGCGGTGGGGCAGTGTGGAGTGGGCCCATGACTATGATCTGTGCGAGCTGCGTGCTCGCACGGCCGCTGGGACTCTCTTTGTTCACCTCTGTTCAGAGAGCTCAACTGTAAAACACAAGCTGTTGCAGGACTga
- the GID4 gene encoding glucose-induced degradation protein 4 homolog, whose product MPVRSERCRAGGAAGSASSPPSGAAASSLVPPPPINTAQPGVATSLLYSGAKFRGQQRSKGNAYEVEVVMQHVDMENSYLCGYLKIKGLTEEYPTLTTFFEGEIISKKHPFLTRKWDADEDVDRKHWGKFQAFYQYAKTFNSDDFDYEDLKNGDYVFMRWKEQFLVPDHTIKDISGASFAGFYYICFQKSAASIEGYYYHRSSEWYQSLNLTHVPEHSAPIYEFR is encoded by the exons ATGCCGGTGCGGAGCGAACGGTGCCgtgcgggcggcgcggcgggtTCGGCCTCCTCACCTCCCTCGGGGGCGGCCGCTAGTAGTCTGGTACCGCCGCCTCCCATCAACACGGCGCAGCCCGGGGTGGCCACTTCGCTGCTTTATAGCGGTGCCAAGTTTCGCGGGCAGCAGCGCAGCAAGGGCAATGCCTACGAGGTGGAGGTCGTCATGCAG CATGTGGATATGGAAAACTCCTATCTCTGTGGATACTTGAAGATTAAAGGCCTTACAGAG GAGTACCCAACCCTCACCACTTTCTTTGAAGGCGAAATAATCAGTAAAAAGCACCCTTTCTTAACACGCAAGTGGGATGCTGATGAAGATGTGGATCGTAAACACTGG GGGAAGTTCCAGGCTTTTTACCAGTATGCAAAAACATTTAACTCTGATGACTTTGATTATGAAGATCTGAAAAATGGGGACTATGTCTTCATGAGATGGAAG GAACAATTCCTAGTCCCAGATCACACTATCAAAGACATCAGTGGTGCTTCCTTTGCTGGTTTCTATTACATCTGCTTCCAGAAGTCAGCAGCATCTATAGAGGGCTATTACTACCATAGGAGTTCAGAATG gTATCAGTCATTGAATTTAACTCATGTTCCTGAGCACAGTGCTCCTATCTACGAATTCCGATGA